The genomic stretch TACGCTGACCGTAACATTGGATGAGTTGCTGTTATTTTTTCATACGGACAAAATTGTGTTCGGGTATACGCCAAAATACAACATCGCGCCGGGGCAGATGATCGCCGCCGCGATTGCCGATGGAAACGAAACGCGGATCGGCCAGCTTAAATGGGGACTGATTCCGCCGTGGGCAAGTAATGAAAAAACCGGCTACAAAATGATCAATGCGCGCGCCGAAACGCTGGATAAAAAGGCGGCGTTTAGCGATGCGATCAAGCGCAAACGCTGCCTGATACCAGCCGACGGTTTCTATGAATGGAACCATAGCGGGGAAAAATATCCCGTGCGCATCGTCATGAGCGACCGCGGCCTGTTCGCCATGGCCGGGATTTATGAAACGTGGACCGCTCCGGACGGCCGCAAGGTACATTCCTGCGCAATCATTACGACCCGTCCCAATGAGCTCGTGTCCAAACTGCACGATCGCATGCCCGTGATCGTGAGACGGGAACATTGGCCGTTGTGGCTGGATCGGAATATGCGGGACATTCGTTTACTGACGCCGTTGTTTGCGCCATACCCCGCGGAGGAAATGGAGTATTACCGGGTTTCCCCCGCCGTCGGCAACGTGAAAAACGACTCCGCCGCCTGCATCGAACCAATCGCTTAACCATGGTGTGGCGCCAGTATGGCGTCATTCCTGCAAGCTGTACGGATCAATCGCGATTTCGCGAAACTTGCCTTTCCAATATTCGTCTCCCGGCAAGCCGGCGAAAGCCTCGCTGGCGCGATTGCAGTATAGCGTCTGAATCACTTTGGTATATTCGATGGCGCCCGAGTTCTGAATGAATTCAAGAATGTCGGCTTTTGCCTGCAAAAACTGTTCCTTCGTGGCGATTCCCTCGTAAAATTGCTTGAACAACGGATAATCTTCTTCGCTATGCTGCAATAAAAACAAAGTCGTGAGCGTTTTCTTTTTATGCAACAGGTCATTTTTCAAATCAAACCGCAGCACATCGCGCATGTCATTGTTGAGTTGCGCCATCACCCCGGCGTATTCCGCCACCGTGTCAATCCGTTCGATCGTGTCGCGGCCCTGCAAATGAGCGAGCGTGTATCCGATCGTACAAGCCAGGCGAAACAGCGAGCCGGATTTTTCGTGCACCATCGCCAAATATTCCTGTTCCGAGTTGATCGCATTATTCAAATCAATTTGCTGGCCGTTAATGGAACGGGTCACCAGCCTGCCGATAATCGCGAAAAACGCAATTTCCCCCCCATTATGATGAGCAATTGTCTGGCCAAGGTCGGCAAACGCCGCGAAAATAAAGCCGATCACCACATTGAGCGCGGTAGCGCGCGGGACGACCATCCACGGTTTGGCCACATTATCTTCGTCCTGCAAATCGTCCAGAATATCCAGCGCCAGAATTAGCAACTCCAGATTGGCCGCCACCCGGTGAATGTCCGGCGAATTGCCGCCAAACATATAGTGGCTGCATAATACGATATCGGACCATGTGCTCTTTTCTTCCTGTTTGTCGGCAAGCGCGCGCTTCATCAACTCATTCAATTCGCGCACGCGAAAATATTCGTCGATCACGCGCAGCGCTTCTTTCATGATGATTTCTTGCAATTCGCCTCACCTCTTTCATTCGGGGCAAAAAATCAATTTGTTTCCAGGTACTTTTTGATTGCCTGCGCCCGGGATTTCACTCCATATTTTTGGTAGACTTTTTTCAAATAATTATCAACTGAACGTTTGCTCATATGAATTTCTTCAGCGATTTGTTCGTTGGTAAATCCTTTGATCACCATTTCCATGATGCTTTGCTCGTCGTTTGTGAGTATTTGTTCCGACATTTTGGTGCCGTTTATCCTCATTTGCTGAAAAATGTGCAACGGCACCACGGTGTGGCCTTGCATGACGCTTTGGATCATGGCCAGGTACACTTCGCCCTTTTCTTCTTTGGAAATAATTCCGCTTACTTTCAACTCTATCAAATGGTTGAACAGATCGGATATGTCAAAGCCGGTGAAAATGATCACATGAATGTGCGGATGCGCCGTCTTGATCTTTTTTAGCACTTCATCCCCGTAAATATCGGGCAGGTTAAAATCAAGAAAAACAATATCCGGATTATGCTCTTCCACAAGTTGCAGAGCGGTACAGCCGTCCGCTGCGACACCAACCACCTGCACCGACTCCAGCTCTTCCAGCAGGTCTTTGGTCGCTTGCGCCATTAGCGGGTGATCTTCCACGATCAACAACCGGATCGGCTCTTTCATGAAATCATTCCTTTCATTTTGGGAATTTCATTCGAAGCTTACTAAGATTGTATATTCTATTAATTGAATATACAATCTTTTTTTGCGCAATTGCGCAAATATAATGTGCGCGATTGCGCAATTGATTTGCGCAGAAAAAAACGACTTCCAAAGGTACAATATGGATAGCATAAAATTCCAATTGGCCTTGGCCATCTTTACGGCACACAATCTTTGGAGGTGTCCCATGAACGAATTTGCCAAAAGCGAGAATGAGAAATATCTTTCGATGGCTATTCAGGCGGTATTGCACCATCACCGTTCGGACATCGCCAAGCTGAATGATGAGCGGGCAATCGCGGATCTGATCCAGAATATGTCGGAAGAAATTTTGAAAGTTGCGCAAAATTTTAAAAACATCACGGATACGGCTTTTATTACTATCGGGAAAAAAGGGTTGAATTGAAAGATGAAGTCTTGTGATGAAACAAATTCCTTTTCATTGCTCAGCGACAACCACTTGATCGACTGTTATTTAAAATCGCTGGAACTGGATATGGAACCGGCTTTTATTGAACTGTTGGAGTTGGAGATGGAACGCAGAGATATTCCCGTCGATTTTGTCAAACTAGGCCACCCATCTTACGTTTTTTCATCCTGAATCAGACCGCGTCTCGATTGTGCCCGGAGCGTTTGCCAAGTCGGCGGAACGCTTTTTTATTTTTTTATCAAATTGGCCTTAGCCAAGCATGCTTGCATCTGAAATGATGTTGTCATTTTGTGTGATTCAGTTTATGATAGCAGCATCATGGAATTCCTTCCCGGAAAGGATGAAAGCATGGAGCGCAAGGCAACTGAACGCATCAACCATCTGGATTTGTACCGTGCGTTTGCCATTCTGGCAGTGATCGCCATCCACGGGACATCCATCTACGCCGCCAAAGTTCCGAAAGACTCGCTGTTTTATCCCGTCTACTTTTTTATAAACAAAGGAAGCATGTTTGCCGTTCCCGCCTTCTTGTTTTTAAGCGCGCTCGTTCTGTTTTACAATTACTATCCGCGCGAACGGAATTCATGGAGCGGATTTTGGCGGAAACGCATGAAATTTGTGCTTGTTCCCTATTTTCTATGGTCCTTGTTTTATTTCCTGCTTTTGCAGATCGGAATCAACCGTTCGCTTACCTTCGATGCCTTTATCGGCTTCGGGAAAAAGCTTTTGCTCGGCACAAACTATACCCATTTGTATTTTATTTTTGTGATCGCCCAATTTTATGTGCTGTTCCCGCTTATGCTCGCCCTGGTCAAAAAAGTCCCTGCCATCGCTAGGCATTTGATCGCAACCGGCATTGTGGTCCAAATCGCTTTTGTTTTTTTGAACCGCTCCGTTCTGCATATTACCACGACAGGCAGACTGGTTATAACCTATACCCTGTTTTTATGCCTTGGCGCCTATATCGGCATGAATTACCGCAAATACATAGACAAGCTCTATGCGAACAGATGGCCGTGGATTGTGGCGTGGGCCGTTTCCGGCGTCGTCTTTCTTACGTATTTATGGTTAATGGACCATGGCATCACCTGGAAATCGGATCTGAACGGATACTTGTACAACGTTTTGTATTACGGATACGTATCGTTATCCTGCATTGCGCTTTTGTTGATCTCAAGCGCCCTGCACGCCAAGAGAGGACGGCTGGTTACGCTGCTTCAGTCGATCGGTATCGGGTCGTTTGCGATTTATTTCGTCCATCCTGTTTTCTTGCTCGTGTGGCGGCGCTATATCCAGCAAACTGGCGATGTTATTTTGTTCCACCTGCTGACGGCTGCCGGAGCGATAGCCGCCCTTACGCTCTCCTGGTTTATGTATTTGGCGATCCGCAAACTGAAATGGGCCTGGCTGCTCACGGGAAAATAAAATAACGGGCAGGTTACGGATTGCCCGGCAGCGAATATGGTAGATGGGAAATCGTTTGATATTGGGGAGTTGAGTGTTTGTGGAAACGAAATCCGAGGTCAAAATGTGGCGCTGCGTCGAAACAGCCGCGGATGCCAGGGTTGTTTTGCGGGAATGGATGGATGCCTACGGCAACGACATATGGAATTATGCGTTTGTCATGCTGCAAAACGCCGCGGATGCGGACGATATCACACAGGAAGTGTTTTTGCGGCTTTATCGCGATATGCCGGAATTTTTGCGGGAGCCTTCTTTAAAATTGCGCATTTTCGCCTTGACGCGCAGTTGCATTGCCGATTACAAACGATCATCCATTTTCCGCAGGCTTTTCTTTTACCGCCAAACGGAAACGGGCATGGCGCAGCATTCCCCGGCAAACAAACTGTGGCGGCAAATACTTAGCCTGCCGGCCAAGTCCCGCGAAGTTTTAATTCTGTTTGGCCATTACCGGTTCTCGCTCCATGAAACCGCCGCCATTTTGCATATCAGCGCGGGAAAAGTCAAAGCAAGACTGCGCGATGCGCGCCGGCGTATCCTCGAACAAGGGGAAGATGGGCAAAATGGATCCGAACAACGAGGATAAAAAATTGCGGGACCGGCTATCCGCGGATCCCACCGGCGAGCCCGGTTTTACCGAACGATTGCGGGCGCGAATCGAAGAAAAAGTACGCCGGGAGACGCGGAAAAAACGCAGAAAATGGTTGCTTTTGGGGAAAGCCGCATGCATTTCGGCGGCGATCCTGATCATGCTTTATTACCAACCTGCGGGAAAATCGCTGCTGCCGCAAAGAACGCCAACATCGGATACGTTAGCCGGGGAAAGCGCGAAGACGATTTCCGTAACCCCGTATGCGCGCCCGCAAATAAGCGACGCTTTGCTGCTTGGGCTGCGTAGCGGCAATCCCGCCGCATACCGAACGCTCCTGATTGCTCCCGAAGGCGGAAAATTGCAGATTGCGGCGCAAGGGAACGATATCCTGCTGCCATACAAAATCGAGTTTTGGAAAATCGTCACGGAGACCCGCGCGACGCGGGAAGGAACCATTCGCTACGTTGCGGCATATCCGGCGGAAGAAGCCGGCAAAGCCGTCCGGCATAGCGGCGCCGAAGGCGCGGATTTGTCGACGGGCCGAATCCTGCATGACGAGCGGCTGTCGTTTGTCGGCAACAAGTATTTGTCCCTGGAAATGTTGCGCGATCGCGGACAAGCTTATCCCAATTACCGGGTTGAAACCGTCACGCAGCTTCGGGGAACCGGAACGGATGAAATGCCCGCACGCCTCCTTGGCAAACGTGAGCCTTTCGTATCATTGAGCGGTATGCTGGCGATCCATGACGCCTATTCCGACAGTGACTGGGGCATCGTTCGGGGGCAGGGAAAATGGTCGGCTATTGCGAAAAGAAACGGCAAAGACCTGTCTTTGGAAAGCGACGGTTACCGCACAATCAACGCAAAGTTGCTTGAGTCGGTTGTTTCCCACGACGATTTGGCGGTTCCGTGGTCGACGGTGCGAAAATTGCGGCCGGACGCAAGCGACGCCTTGACATCGCCGGATCATGATTTGCTGGCCATTGTCAGCGAACAGGAAATCAGCTTTTTCCAGATAAACGGCAATGTTGGCACAGAGCCTCTTTTGATCGTACCGCTGCAAAATGGCGAAAAGTTGATCATGGCGCAATGGGCAACCGGAAATTATGTCGCCAAATGGATCAAGCAAACGCGTAAATATTTGGAAGGAAGATAACATGGGCCCCGGCGGGAAAGACTTACCGCCGGGGTTTTGCGTGCCTGGTGGCGGTTGCCAGCAACGGATTGTCGGG from Bacilli bacterium encodes the following:
- a CDS encoding acyltransferase encodes the protein MERKATERINHLDLYRAFAILAVIAIHGTSIYAAKVPKDSLFYPVYFFINKGSMFAVPAFLFLSALVLFYNYYPRERNSWSGFWRKRMKFVLVPYFLWSLFYFLLLQIGINRSLTFDAFIGFGKKLLLGTNYTHLYFIFVIAQFYVLFPLMLALVKKVPAIARHLIATGIVVQIAFVFLNRSVLHITTTGRLVITYTLFLCLGAYIGMNYRKYIDKLYANRWPWIVAWAVSGVVFLTYLWLMDHGITWKSDLNGYLYNVLYYGYVSLSCIALLLISSALHAKRGRLVTLLQSIGIGSFAIYFVHPVFLLVWRRYIQQTGDVILFHLLTAAGAIAALTLSWFMYLAIRKLKWAWLLTGK
- the sda gene encoding sporulation histidine kinase inhibitor Sda gives rise to the protein MKSCDETNSFSLLSDNHLIDCYLKSLELDMEPAFIELLELEMERRDIPVDFVKLGHPSYVFSS
- a CDS encoding sigma-70 family RNA polymerase sigma factor; its protein translation is METKSEVKMWRCVETAADARVVLREWMDAYGNDIWNYAFVMLQNAADADDITQEVFLRLYRDMPEFLREPSLKLRIFALTRSCIADYKRSSIFRRLFFYRQTETGMAQHSPANKLWRQILSLPAKSREVLILFGHYRFSLHETAAILHISAGKVKARLRDARRRILEQGEDGQNGSEQRG
- a CDS encoding class 1 isoprenoid biosynthesis enzyme, translating into MQEIIMKEALRVIDEYFRVRELNELMKRALADKQEEKSTWSDIVLCSHYMFGGNSPDIHRVAANLELLILALDILDDLQDEDNVAKPWMVVPRATALNVVIGFIFAAFADLGQTIAHHNGGEIAFFAIIGRLVTRSINGQQIDLNNAINSEQEYLAMVHEKSGSLFRLACTIGYTLAHLQGRDTIERIDTVAEYAGVMAQLNNDMRDVLRFDLKNDLLHKKKTLTTLFLLQHSEEDYPLFKQFYEGIATKEQFLQAKADILEFIQNSGAIEYTKVIQTLYCNRASEAFAGLPGDEYWKGKFREIAIDPYSLQE
- a CDS encoding SOS response-associated peptidase → TLTVTLDELLLFFHTDKIVFGYTPKYNIAPGQMIAAAIADGNETRIGQLKWGLIPPWASNEKTGYKMINARAETLDKKAAFSDAIKRKRCLIPADGFYEWNHSGEKYPVRIVMSDRGLFAMAGIYETWTAPDGRKVHSCAIITTRPNELVSKLHDRMPVIVRREHWPLWLDRNMRDIRLLTPLFAPYPAEEMEYYRVSPAVGNVKNDSAACIEPIA
- a CDS encoding response regulator transcription factor gives rise to the protein MKEPIRLLIVEDHPLMAQATKDLLEELESVQVVGVAADGCTALQLVEEHNPDIVFLDFNLPDIYGDEVLKKIKTAHPHIHVIIFTGFDISDLFNHLIELKVSGIISKEEKGEVYLAMIQSVMQGHTVVPLHIFQQMRINGTKMSEQILTNDEQSIMEMVIKGFTNEQIAEEIHMSKRSVDNYLKKVYQKYGVKSRAQAIKKYLETN